A stretch of Bubalus bubalis isolate 160015118507 breed Murrah chromosome 19, NDDB_SH_1, whole genome shotgun sequence DNA encodes these proteins:
- the UTP15 gene encoding U3 small nucleolar RNA-associated protein 15 homolog isoform X2 yields the protein MKVWLVISLYQSRHILYLVKKSPKIHCTGTTIRAVHSVDFTADKYHVVSGADDYTVKLWDIPNSKEILTFKEHSDYVRCGCASKLNPDLFVTGSYDHTVKMFDARTNQSVISVEHGQPVESVLLFPSGGLLVSAGGRYVKVWDMLKGGQLLVSLKNHHKTVTCLCLSSSGQRLLSGSLDRKVKVYSTTSYKVVHSFDYTASILSLALAHEDETIVVGMTNGILSVKHRKSEAKKDSVPRRRRPAYRTFIKGKNYMKQQDDILINRPSKKHLELYDRDLKNFRISKALDRVLEPTCTIKTPEVTVSIIKELNRRGVLANALAGRDEKEISRVLNFLIRNLSQPRFAPVLINAAEIIIDIYLPVIGQSPVVDKKFLILQGLVEKEIDYQRELLETLGMMDMLFATMTRKESTSVLQHNTSDGFLENNKIES from the exons ATGAAAGTATGGCTGGTTATAAGCCTGTATCAATCCAGACATATCCTGTACTTGGTGAAAAAATCACCCAAGATACACTGTACTGGAACAACTATAAG AGCAGTTCATTCAGTAGATTTTACAGCTGACAAATATCATGTGGTTTCTGGGGCTGATGATTATACAGTTAAATTATGGGATATTCCAAACTCCAAAGAAATTCTGACATTCAAAGAACATTCTGATTATGTGAGGTGTGGATGtgctagcaaactgaatccagatCTCTTTGTCACAG GATCATATGATCATACTGTGAAGATGTTTGATGCACGAACAAACCAGAGTGTTATCTCTGTCGAGCATGGACAGCCAGTGGAGAGTGTCCTGCTTTTTCCCTCTGGAGGTCTTCTGGTATCAGCAg gaGGTCGGTATGTTAAAGTCTGGGACATGCTAAAAGGAGGACAGTTGCTAGtgtctttaaaaaatcatcataaaaCTGTGACATGTTTATGTCTCAGCAGCTCGGGACAGAGGTTACTCTCTGGCTCACTGGATAG gAAGGTGAAAGTATATAGCACAACTTCCTACAAAGTAGTCCACAGTTTTGATTATACAGCTTCAATTTTGAGTCTTGCACTTGCA CATGAAGATGAGACAATAGTTGTAGGAATGACCAATGGAATACTGAGTGTTAAACATCGGAAATCTGAAGCAAAGAAGGATTCAGTGCCCAGGAGAAGAAGGCCTGCATATCGAACTTttattaagggaaaaaattatatgaaacaaCAG GATGACATTTTGATCAACAGACCATCAAAGAAACATCTAGAATTGTATGACAGGGATCTGAAAAACTTCCGGATCTCTAAGGCACTTGACAGAGTCCTTGAG CCTACTTGTACAATAAAGACACCCGAGGTTACAGTTTCCATCATAAAGGAGCTAAATCGAAGAGGAGTCCTTGCAAATGCCCTTGCAGGTCGAGatgaaaaggaaatcagtcgtgttcttaattttttgataag GAATCTGTCTCAGCCAAGATTTGCCCCTGTTTTGATTAATGCTGCTGAAATAATTATTG ATATATATCTACCTGTGATTGGTCAATCACCTGTAGTTGATAAAAAGTTTTTGATACTTCAAGGACTTGTAGAAAAAGAGATTGATTACCAACGAGAACTACTGGAAACCTTGGGGATGATGGATATGCTTTTTGCTACCATGACAAGGAAAGAAAGCACTTCTGTGTTGCAGCATAATACATCTGATGGATTTCTAGAGAACAATAAGATTGAATCATAG
- the UTP15 gene encoding U3 small nucleolar RNA-associated protein 15 homolog isoform X1 produces MAGYKPVSIQTYPVLGEKITQDTLYWNNYKTPVQIKEFGAVSKVDFSPQPPYNYAVTASSRIHIYGRYSQEPIKTFSRFKDTAYCATFRQDGRLLVAGSEDGGVQLFDISGRAPLRQFEGHTKAVHSVDFTADKYHVVSGADDYTVKLWDIPNSKEILTFKEHSDYVRCGCASKLNPDLFVTGSYDHTVKMFDARTNQSVISVEHGQPVESVLLFPSGGLLVSAGGRYVKVWDMLKGGQLLVSLKNHHKTVTCLCLSSSGQRLLSGSLDRKVKVYSTTSYKVVHSFDYTASILSLALAHEDETIVVGMTNGILSVKHRKSEAKKDSVPRRRRPAYRTFIKGKNYMKQQDDILINRPSKKHLELYDRDLKNFRISKALDRVLEPTCTIKTPEVTVSIIKELNRRGVLANALAGRDEKEISRVLNFLIRNLSQPRFAPVLINAAEIIIDIYLPVIGQSPVVDKKFLILQGLVEKEIDYQRELLETLGMMDMLFATMTRKESTSVLQHNTSDGFLENNKIES; encoded by the exons ATGGCTGGTTATAAGCCTGTATCAATCCAGACATATCCTGTACTTGGTGAAAAAATCACCCAAGATACACTGTACTGGAACAACTATAAG acACCTGTTCAGATCAAGGAGTTTGGTGCAGTGTCAAAAGTAGACTTTTCTCCCCAGCCTCCGTATAACTATGCAGTCACAGCTTCTTCAAGg ATTCACATTTATGGCCGATACTCCCAAGAACCTATAAAAACCTTTTCCCGATTTAAAGACACAGCATACTGTGCTACTTTTCGACAGGATGGTAGACTCCTTGTGGCTGGCAGTGAAGATGGTGGGGTTCAGCTTTTTGATATAAGCGGGAGGGCTCCCCTCAGGCAGTTTGAAGGCCATACTAA AGCAGTTCATTCAGTAGATTTTACAGCTGACAAATATCATGTGGTTTCTGGGGCTGATGATTATACAGTTAAATTATGGGATATTCCAAACTCCAAAGAAATTCTGACATTCAAAGAACATTCTGATTATGTGAGGTGTGGATGtgctagcaaactgaatccagatCTCTTTGTCACAG GATCATATGATCATACTGTGAAGATGTTTGATGCACGAACAAACCAGAGTGTTATCTCTGTCGAGCATGGACAGCCAGTGGAGAGTGTCCTGCTTTTTCCCTCTGGAGGTCTTCTGGTATCAGCAg gaGGTCGGTATGTTAAAGTCTGGGACATGCTAAAAGGAGGACAGTTGCTAGtgtctttaaaaaatcatcataaaaCTGTGACATGTTTATGTCTCAGCAGCTCGGGACAGAGGTTACTCTCTGGCTCACTGGATAG gAAGGTGAAAGTATATAGCACAACTTCCTACAAAGTAGTCCACAGTTTTGATTATACAGCTTCAATTTTGAGTCTTGCACTTGCA CATGAAGATGAGACAATAGTTGTAGGAATGACCAATGGAATACTGAGTGTTAAACATCGGAAATCTGAAGCAAAGAAGGATTCAGTGCCCAGGAGAAGAAGGCCTGCATATCGAACTTttattaagggaaaaaattatatgaaacaaCAG GATGACATTTTGATCAACAGACCATCAAAGAAACATCTAGAATTGTATGACAGGGATCTGAAAAACTTCCGGATCTCTAAGGCACTTGACAGAGTCCTTGAG CCTACTTGTACAATAAAGACACCCGAGGTTACAGTTTCCATCATAAAGGAGCTAAATCGAAGAGGAGTCCTTGCAAATGCCCTTGCAGGTCGAGatgaaaaggaaatcagtcgtgttcttaattttttgataag GAATCTGTCTCAGCCAAGATTTGCCCCTGTTTTGATTAATGCTGCTGAAATAATTATTG ATATATATCTACCTGTGATTGGTCAATCACCTGTAGTTGATAAAAAGTTTTTGATACTTCAAGGACTTGTAGAAAAAGAGATTGATTACCAACGAGAACTACTGGAAACCTTGGGGATGATGGATATGCTTTTTGCTACCATGACAAGGAAAGAAAGCACTTCTGTGTTGCAGCATAATACATCTGATGGATTTCTAGAGAACAATAAGATTGAATCATAG